One Acutalibacter muris DNA window includes the following coding sequences:
- a CDS encoding TatD family hydrolase: protein MRLIDTHFHLDFYREHCYWYNQINAMKQYTLCVTNSPEVYCACKKMYSETRYVKFALGYNPQVCSEIVLNRKMFLSELSKTKYIGEVGLDFSSKHIGTKRKQVDAFEFICQNVADSNKVLTVHSRNAEKEVFDIMARNGIKRAIIHWYTGDLENMQKFIRAGYYFSVNANMCTTSKGKHIISEIPLDKILVESDGPFTKVRTHKYSPINLQDIYSTLAATTGVQDIANIIYENFNCLLAF, encoded by the coding sequence ATGCGACTAATTGACACGCATTTTCATTTAGACTTCTATCGAGAACACTGCTATTGGTATAACCAAATCAATGCCATGAAACAATATACGCTGTGTGTTACCAATTCACCTGAAGTATACTGTGCATGCAAAAAAATGTATTCAGAAACTCGATATGTTAAATTTGCACTGGGGTATAATCCGCAGGTATGTTCAGAAATTGTGTTAAATAGAAAAATGTTCCTTTCTGAATTGTCCAAAACAAAATATATAGGAGAAGTTGGACTGGATTTTTCGTCAAAACATATTGGAACAAAAAGAAAACAAGTTGATGCTTTTGAGTTCATATGTCAAAATGTTGCTGATAGCAACAAAGTTCTTACAGTTCACTCAAGGAATGCAGAAAAAGAAGTTTTTGATATTATGGCTCGGAATGGAATAAAGCGTGCAATAATTCACTGGTATACTGGTGATTTAGAAAATATGCAGAAATTTATTAGGGCAGGTTACTATTTCTCTGTCAATGCCAACATGTGTACAACATCCAAAGGAAAGCACATAATTTCAGAGATTCCATTAGATAAAATACTTGTGGAAAGTGATGGGCCATTTACAAAAGTCAGAACACATAAATATAGTCCTATAAATCTCCAGGACATCTACTCGACTCTTGCCGCTACAACTGGTGTACAAGATATTGCAAATATTATTTATGAGAATTTCAATTGCTTATTAGCTTTTTAA
- a CDS encoding IS3 family transposase encodes MAHTTQEKSTAAAKYRNGVPISEICSEFGVCKRTIYRWISDSSSKGSAGFSLKDHKALQRKNDKQEKIISILKSVNCTVHAPLKEKLAELEKLYEQYDVHTLCEALDVSRGTFYNHIFRGKKDNSWYMKRREEYRVIIQEVFDEHNQIPGPEKVAAVLAQRGYKVSARFVADLMAEMGLHSIRSTAKRDYKKLHKPFKKENILNQQFHTDQPNQVWTSDITYFRVGKHHFYICVILDLFSRKVIAHKISRKNSTQLVSSAFKQAIADREVKAGLIFHSDRGTQYTSHSFCKLLASYSVIQSFSASGRPYDNAVTESFFSTLKQEELYRKDYPSEKKFKQAVDTYMIFYNTKRIHKTLKNLTPCQAEEKFYASQKDT; translated from the coding sequence ATGGCTCATACCACGCAAGAGAAGTCTACAGCTGCAGCGAAATACAGAAACGGTGTTCCTATTTCCGAAATATGTTCTGAGTTTGGCGTGTGTAAGCGCACAATCTATCGTTGGATCAGCGACTCATCTTCAAAAGGCAGTGCGGGATTTTCATTGAAAGATCATAAAGCGCTTCAGCGTAAGAATGATAAACAGGAAAAAATCATTTCAATATTGAAGTCAGTTAACTGTACTGTTCACGCACCCTTGAAAGAGAAACTGGCCGAGCTGGAAAAGCTGTATGAACAGTACGATGTGCATACGCTTTGTGAAGCCCTGGATGTTTCCCGCGGTACATTCTACAACCACATTTTTCGAGGGAAAAAAGACAATTCCTGGTACATGAAACGCCGGGAAGAATATCGTGTAATTATTCAAGAAGTGTTCGATGAGCACAACCAGATACCCGGACCAGAAAAAGTAGCAGCGGTTCTTGCTCAAAGAGGATACAAAGTCAGCGCTCGGTTCGTTGCCGACTTGATGGCTGAAATGGGGCTGCATAGCATCCGCAGCACAGCTAAACGCGATTACAAAAAGCTCCATAAACCATTCAAAAAAGAAAACATTCTGAATCAACAGTTCCATACTGACCAACCCAATCAGGTGTGGACAAGCGATATCACATATTTCCGGGTTGGGAAGCATCACTTCTACATTTGCGTCATATTAGATCTGTTTTCAAGAAAAGTCATTGCACATAAAATATCTCGCAAAAACAGTACACAACTGGTCAGCAGCGCCTTTAAACAAGCCATAGCAGACCGAGAAGTGAAAGCGGGCCTGATATTCCATAGCGACCGAGGCACACAATATACCTCGCATAGTTTCTGCAAGTTACTGGCGAGTTATTCTGTGATACAGTCATTCTCTGCAAGCGGCCGACCTTACGATAATGCTGTAACAGAATCATTTTTCTCAACGTTAAAGCAGGAGGAACTTTACCGCAAGGATTACCCCTCCGAGAAGAAGTTCAAACAAGCCGTTGACACTTATATGATATTTTATAACACCAAACGTATTCATAAAACACTAAAGAATTTGACGCCATGCCAAGCGGAAGAAAAGTTCTATGCCAGCCAGAAGGATACATGA
- a CDS encoding bifunctional diguanylate cyclase/phosphohydrolase encodes MDGKKRRQKILIVDDSEMNRSILVDMLGDEYETIEVENGLMAVNELQKRAAEISLMMLDIVMPLMDGLEVLEVMNRRRWIETVPVIMISAETSSDRISQALEMGVTDFISRPFDAKIVQRRVLNTLLSSAKQTELENLVAEQIYEKEQNSLLMIDILSHIVEFRNGESGLHVVHVRRLTEVLLRQLASKRPDYELTAAKIALISEASALHDIGKIAIDEKILNKPGRLTDEEFKIMKQHSSIGAQMLDGLSVHQGEPLVKIAYQICRWHHERWDGRGYPDGLKGDEIPIAAQVVAMADVYDALTSERVYKAAFSHEQAIEMICNNECGSFNPLLLECLMEVSDTMQDDLSSTDGNEAPEESISSIVEKMSSHSELSASNRTLQLLEHERMKYSFFAAMSKEIQFEYTLSPSMVSLNAWGARNLGLDEVVMDPLENQKVKGYLNEDLRAQLHQVLESATPEEPIVTLEGKVEKDGVKKWYRFVMQALWSEDEPPELRGAIGKAVDIHSSRSYLEKLERRASMDQLTGLLNLTSAQTQAEARLKENPEAKYALAFFDCDFFKDANNTYGHLFGNRLLIHIAERLRQVTRSGDIVSRAGGDEYIIFIQYHQELEPTIQRIYGALHGEDFGGFSISISMGVATTGQVGPDFTALMGAADKALYAVKQAGKGQYKFYDGRETSLTEARGESVYTNQSEIINYEPENGGQSKGGEDK; translated from the coding sequence ATGGATGGCAAGAAGCGCAGGCAGAAGATACTTATTGTGGACGATTCAGAGATGAACCGCTCCATTTTGGTCGATATGCTTGGTGACGAATATGAAACCATAGAGGTGGAAAACGGCCTGATGGCCGTAAACGAGCTGCAAAAGCGGGCGGCGGAGATATCCCTGATGATGCTGGACATTGTCATGCCGCTTATGGATGGCCTTGAGGTGCTGGAGGTTATGAACAGGCGGCGCTGGATAGAGACGGTGCCGGTGATAATGATCTCCGCGGAGACCAGCTCCGACAGGATATCCCAGGCTCTGGAGATGGGGGTCACGGACTTTATAAGCCGGCCCTTTGACGCGAAGATAGTCCAAAGGAGGGTACTAAACACCCTTTTAAGCTCCGCCAAGCAGACGGAGCTTGAGAACCTTGTGGCCGAGCAGATATATGAAAAAGAGCAGAACAGCCTTTTGATGATAGACATCCTCAGCCATATCGTAGAGTTCAGAAACGGCGAGAGCGGACTGCACGTGGTCCATGTGCGCAGGCTCACAGAGGTGCTTCTGCGGCAGCTGGCCTCAAAACGGCCGGACTATGAGCTGACCGCGGCGAAGATCGCCCTTATAAGCGAGGCCTCGGCGCTGCATGACATCGGCAAGATAGCCATAGACGAGAAGATACTTAATAAGCCCGGGCGGCTCACCGACGAGGAATTCAAGATAATGAAGCAGCACTCCTCCATCGGGGCCCAGATGCTGGACGGTCTCTCTGTCCACCAGGGAGAGCCACTGGTAAAGATAGCCTATCAGATATGCCGCTGGCACCACGAGCGCTGGGACGGCCGGGGCTACCCGGACGGCCTTAAGGGGGACGAGATACCCATCGCCGCCCAGGTGGTGGCCATGGCCGACGTGTACGACGCCCTTACCAGCGAGCGGGTCTATAAGGCGGCTTTCTCCCATGAGCAGGCCATAGAAATGATATGCAACAACGAGTGCGGCAGCTTCAACCCGTTGCTTTTGGAATGCCTGATGGAGGTCTCCGACACCATGCAGGACGACCTGAGCTCCACCGATGGGAACGAGGCCCCCGAGGAGTCCATCAGCAGCATCGTGGAGAAGATGTCCTCCCACAGCGAGCTCTCCGCCAGCAACCGCACCTTGCAGCTTTTGGAGCACGAGCGAATGAAGTACAGCTTCTTTGCGGCCATGAGCAAGGAGATACAGTTCGAGTACACCCTTTCGCCATCCATGGTCTCCCTGAACGCCTGGGGAGCCAGGAACCTGGGATTGGACGAGGTGGTGATGGACCCCCTGGAGAACCAAAAGGTCAAGGGTTACCTAAACGAGGACCTTCGCGCCCAGCTACACCAGGTGCTGGAGTCCGCCACTCCTGAGGAGCCCATTGTGACCCTTGAGGGCAAGGTGGAGAAGGACGGCGTTAAGAAGTGGTATAGGTTCGTTATGCAGGCCCTCTGGTCCGAGGACGAGCCGCCTGAGCTAAGGGGGGCCATAGGCAAGGCAGTGGATATACACAGCTCCCGAAGCTACCTTGAGAAGCTGGAGCGCCGGGCCTCTATGGACCAGCTGACGGGGCTTTTGAACCTTACCAGCGCCCAGACCCAGGCGGAGGCGAGGCTCAAGGAGAACCCCGAGGCAAAGTATGCCCTGGCCTTCTTCGACTGCGACTTTTTTAAGGACGCCAACAACACCTACGGGCACCTTTTCGGCAACCGCCTGCTGATACACATCGCCGAAAGGCTTAGGCAGGTCACAAGAAGCGGCGACATTGTCTCCCGGGCGGGGGGCGACGAGTATATCATATTCATCCAGTACCACCAGGAGCTGGAGCCCACCATACAGCGTATATACGGCGCGCTGCACGGCGAGGATTTCGGGGGCTTCAGCATCTCCATAAGCATGGGGGTGGCCACCACCGGCCAGGTGGGTCCGGACTTCACCGCCCTCATGGGCGCGGCGGATAAGGCCCTTTACGCCGTGAAGCAGGCAGGCAAGGGGCAGTACAAGTTCTATGACGGCAGGGAGACCTCTCTGACCGAGGCCAGAGGGGAAAGCGTATACACCAACCAGTCGGAGATCATCAACTATGAGCCGGAAAACGGCGGCCAATCAAAAGGGGGAGAAGACAAATGA
- a CDS encoding DUF2752 domain-containing protein, giving the protein MALYRIRPPRSQVVLALLMFALYCVLLLLQAPCVFRYFFHLPCPGCGMRDALWALLHFDFALAFYSHPMVWSLPLLPLLVLTGGRPTRSRRVNGLILGIVLFGFLLSYIYRLIVYFGP; this is encoded by the coding sequence GTGGCCCTTTATCGAATCAGGCCGCCCAGGTCCCAGGTGGTACTGGCGCTGCTTATGTTCGCCCTGTACTGCGTATTGCTCCTGTTGCAGGCGCCCTGTGTTTTTCGTTATTTTTTCCACCTTCCCTGTCCGGGGTGTGGGATGCGGGACGCACTCTGGGCCCTTCTGCATTTTGATTTTGCGCTGGCCTTTTACAGCCACCCAATGGTCTGGTCCCTGCCCCTGCTGCCCCTGCTGGTGCTGACCGGCGGCAGGCCTACCCGGAGCAGGCGTGTAAACGGCCTGATACTTGGGATAGTTCTGTTTGGTTTCCTTTTGTCCTATATATACCGTCTTATAGTTTATTTCGGCCCATAA
- a CDS encoding carboxylesterase/lipase family protein encodes MDFCFSKTSPVVETAKGKLRGFHFKGVDHFYGIRYAKAKRFQMPEPVAPWEGVKDAGSYGMNCPVLSEPQPMGEVMIAHRFWPSSEHCQYLNLWTSRCDPAAKKPVMFWIHGGGYSAGSGIEQVCYDGYNLAKKDDVVVVTVNHRLNAFGYLDMSAFGEKYKNSVNVGMADLVEALRWVRDNIANFGGDPQNVTIFGQSGGGAKVTVLGQIPEADGLFHKAIVMSGVMGPGRDKNAVKGRELVLEILKHLNIPESEAQRLEKVPTAQFIWAVNRAVKSLYKQGKHVNWGPMPNDYYVCDPLEKDFTESSLRVPTMVGSVIAEFAFGPGKDIKNMTKEDSEKLVKEFYGPEGGEKILKEFGRIYPETNAAFAVDADDMFLAPTVDYVKKKGREASAPVYNYLFAKVFDYDGGKAAWHCSDIPYFFGNGEMVPVCHQENWEELQKVMRGAFVNFARTGDPNTEGLPKWEKCADGGMVTMVFDDRCRTEVNMQDEFLRLLAEYKPKFNFEFGAPADDEDDEEGGSAWIF; translated from the coding sequence ATGGATTTCTGTTTCTCCAAAACCTCGCCCGTCGTTGAGACCGCCAAAGGCAAGCTTCGGGGCTTCCACTTCAAGGGCGTGGACCATTTCTACGGCATACGCTACGCCAAGGCAAAGCGCTTCCAGATGCCCGAGCCCGTGGCCCCTTGGGAGGGCGTGAAGGACGCCGGCAGCTACGGCATGAACTGCCCGGTGCTTTCCGAGCCCCAGCCCATGGGCGAGGTGATGATCGCCCACCGCTTCTGGCCCAGCTCTGAACACTGCCAGTACCTGAACCTGTGGACCTCTCGCTGCGACCCGGCGGCAAAGAAGCCCGTGATGTTCTGGATACACGGCGGCGGCTACTCGGCGGGGTCCGGCATAGAGCAGGTCTGCTACGACGGCTATAACCTTGCAAAGAAGGACGATGTGGTAGTGGTCACCGTAAACCATAGGCTCAACGCCTTCGGCTATCTCGACATGTCCGCCTTCGGCGAGAAATACAAGAACTCCGTAAACGTGGGCATGGCCGACCTGGTGGAGGCCCTGCGCTGGGTGCGGGACAATATAGCGAACTTCGGCGGCGACCCTCAGAACGTCACCATCTTCGGCCAGTCCGGCGGCGGCGCCAAGGTTACCGTGCTGGGCCAGATACCCGAGGCCGACGGTCTCTTCCACAAGGCCATCGTCATGTCCGGGGTCATGGGTCCCGGCCGGGACAAGAACGCCGTTAAGGGCCGGGAGCTGGTGCTGGAGATACTCAAGCACCTGAACATACCTGAGAGTGAAGCCCAGCGCCTTGAAAAGGTGCCCACGGCCCAGTTCATCTGGGCGGTGAACAGGGCAGTTAAAAGCCTGTACAAGCAGGGCAAGCATGTAAACTGGGGGCCGATGCCCAACGACTATTATGTGTGCGACCCGCTGGAGAAGGACTTTACAGAGAGCTCCCTGCGGGTGCCCACCATGGTGGGCTCGGTCATAGCGGAGTTTGCCTTTGGGCCGGGCAAGGACATAAAGAACATGACCAAAGAGGACAGCGAGAAGCTGGTAAAGGAGTTCTATGGCCCGGAGGGCGGAGAGAAGATCCTAAAGGAGTTTGGGCGCATCTACCCGGAGACCAACGCAGCCTTTGCCGTGGACGCGGACGATATGTTCCTGGCCCCAACGGTGGACTACGTGAAGAAGAAGGGCAGAGAGGCCAGCGCGCCGGTATATAACTACCTGTTCGCCAAGGTCTTCGACTATGACGGCGGCAAGGCTGCCTGGCACTGCTCTGACATACCATACTTCTTCGGCAACGGCGAGATGGTACCCGTCTGCCACCAGGAGAACTGGGAGGAGCTGCAAAAGGTCATGCGCGGGGCCTTTGTAAACTTTGCCCGCACCGGCGACCCCAATACAGAGGGCCTGCCCAAGTGGGAGAAGTGCGCCGACGGCGGCATGGTCACCATGGTCTTTGACGACCGCTGCCGCACCGAGGTGAATATGCAGGACGAGTTTTTACGGCTTTTGGCGGAGTATAAGCCCAAGTTCAATTTTGAATTCGGCGCCCCCGCTGACGACGAGGACGACGAGGAGGGCGGCAGCGCCTGGATATTCTAG
- a CDS encoding TM2 domain-containing protein produces the protein MFCRNCANPLDPNAAVCVKCGVPVGSGVNYCPNCGNPTDPAAAVCVKCGVALARPIPQGEQKSKMTAGLLGIFLGGLGIHNFYLGYTGKAIAQIVLSLCFGLGAIWGLVEGIMILCGSIKTDAQGIPLKD, from the coding sequence ATGTTCTGTAGAAACTGCGCCAATCCCCTGGACCCCAACGCAGCCGTATGTGTAAAGTGCGGCGTGCCCGTGGGTAGCGGAGTCAACTACTGTCCTAACTGCGGCAACCCTACCGATCCCGCCGCTGCGGTCTGCGTCAAGTGCGGCGTCGCACTTGCTCGCCCTATCCCCCAAGGCGAGCAGAAATCCAAGATGACCGCCGGCCTTTTGGGTATCTTCCTGGGCGGCCTTGGCATCCACAATTTCTACCTTGGCTATACCGGCAAAGCTATCGCTCAGATCGTGCTGTCTCTCTGCTTCGGCCTGGGCGCTATCTGGGGCCTTGTTGAGGGCATTATGATCCTGTGCGGCAGCATTAAGACCGACGCACAGGGCATACCCCTAAAGGACTAA
- the qatC gene encoding Qat anti-phage system QueC-like protein QatC produces the protein MKIWINKCISAEQMPDFGDALVFNISVPGQGGVIASNIRDGWYRTLGIQMVTPICEDLYIIALSVFAADKRIPRNKTPDNWTRELHLSIPVIAIDRWDLVKEELERTLSYLSGDLWHFTFRSCEPASRYKDNHVRAPIRNTILDEIEGVSLFSGGLDSFCGAYDFMVKSKSVVFVGFKEYGKLESVQKALMDNLNCSFPDIFKLLFTFTARAYCPLGIDNLPSENTSRSRSFLFICAAICVAEVIGDDTPVYIPENGFIGLNLPLTIGRSGSCSTRTTHPYFLKMLNEILEKVGIRHEVINPFAYQTKREMIQQFIAAPRFLENIHKTISCSHPCNGRWQGKTEPENCGYCYPCLIRQSSLVGVLPPNEHYSYDVLSLDYLVNATNAKRSDFVDLLSSINKACLSTDEDLMKRIKATGRLTQEETLAFLRLYKETIADLIRMLSVDPELLRIAGVDYATN, from the coding sequence ATGAAGATATGGATTAATAAATGTATATCAGCGGAGCAAATGCCTGATTTTGGAGATGCTTTGGTTTTCAATATAAGTGTTCCAGGTCAAGGCGGTGTGATTGCCTCCAATATCCGTGATGGCTGGTACAGAACTCTGGGAATCCAGATGGTAACTCCTATATGTGAGGATTTATATATAATCGCACTCTCAGTTTTTGCCGCCGATAAAAGAATACCTCGTAATAAGACACCAGACAATTGGACACGGGAGTTACATCTTAGTATCCCAGTTATAGCAATAGATAGGTGGGATTTAGTTAAGGAAGAACTTGAAAGGACGCTAAGCTACCTTTCAGGGGATTTATGGCATTTTACATTTAGATCTTGTGAACCAGCAAGCCGATACAAGGATAATCATGTACGTGCGCCAATTCGCAATACAATATTAGATGAAATTGAAGGAGTTTCTTTGTTTTCTGGCGGTTTAGATTCCTTTTGCGGCGCTTACGATTTTATGGTGAAAAGTAAGAGTGTAGTATTTGTCGGTTTTAAAGAATATGGAAAACTTGAATCCGTCCAAAAAGCATTAATGGATAATCTGAATTGTAGTTTCCCTGATATTTTCAAGCTACTGTTTACGTTTACAGCCAGGGCATATTGCCCGCTTGGTATTGATAATCTTCCATCTGAAAACACTAGTAGAAGTAGATCATTCTTGTTTATCTGTGCGGCAATTTGTGTTGCTGAAGTGATTGGAGATGATACGCCAGTCTATATCCCAGAAAATGGCTTTATTGGACTAAACTTGCCACTCACAATAGGTCGAAGTGGAAGTTGTAGCACAAGAACAACACACCCATATTTTTTAAAAATGCTGAATGAAATTCTAGAAAAAGTTGGAATACGGCATGAGGTGATAAATCCATTTGCTTATCAGACAAAGCGTGAAATGATACAACAATTTATTGCAGCTCCGAGATTTTTAGAGAACATACACAAGACCATCTCTTGTTCTCACCCGTGTAATGGACGGTGGCAGGGTAAAACTGAACCAGAGAATTGTGGATACTGTTACCCTTGCCTTATCCGACAATCTTCCCTTGTTGGAGTGCTTCCCCCTAATGAGCATTATAGTTATGATGTGTTGTCGCTGGACTATCTTGTGAATGCCACCAATGCCAAGCGTTCTGATTTTGTCGATCTTCTCAGTTCAATTAATAAGGCATGCTTATCAACGGATGAAGACCTTATGAAGAGGATAAAAGCAACAGGTAGGCTAACACAAGAAGAAACGCTTGCTTTCTTAAGGCTATACAAAGAAACGATTGCAGATTTGATTCGAATGCTATCTGTAGATCCAGAACTACTTCGAATAGCTGGGGTGGATTATGCGACTAATTGA
- a CDS encoding HD domain-containing protein, with product MELLNTPYGLEEHLNAICQQAPQFGNLYSSWELNKRSCASALKQVAQNYPHYSVHDELHSQNVISNMEQVLGEDRIRKLSPTDTWMLLQLAYLHDFGMLLLYDNIENEWKSADFQEYFQECRESNNPSIKTAADYLYNLKENLTKADFEKTWPLHVRRYTTHLIARYYRGKHAALTNQYIANRLDRWGIDLSHNGLIQPRLIKLLGQLSMLHTCNQEDVLKLDYISNGYAADYIHPRFLAEMLRLGDLLDADNSRFEPTAELVTGELPQDSAAHKGKHEATIHLLITPEQIEYRADCPNHSVYRETRVFLDWLESELTFAAINWLSLIPKELGGTAPRLTKKELLLNGKPDIENTSDLRFGISQEKAFEIIEGSGIYNDKMIFLRELIQNAEDASKIQLWRDLQKRPDLYLVDNADKNDLSHLQPYDIKAEAFDSYKITVDMRQEPDEKFRIRIIDRGTGMSVDTVKQMCRVGTSYHQDKARRREIEAMPAWLRPTAGFGIGLQSVFLVAPVFTIYSRPEEGAIKVTVESRKKEGYVQIEKGEFWEEQGTCVEVILDKEQIPDANDSLFNNDFFDVNYSDKTLNLKYEKIFRTVESHENSAFFPIELTREAVLSRELAKTDWYRFQTEKCQRSASLRIVRSEKGGLDIWDTKTYTLLHVAWCPVPKGEFSFKGKRIEKDDSLYAYEDNISLDIDFYGLDAKNYLSVNRQEFKADKKDEIEKQVCVITKEVVDYLLTLDDICEPLEDKLYFPLGGSDIFDFYLNLWQIADENQEKLMMGSPKKYLEPMSTKVKTLCWSQGKQYELKETKVGEMIENYKNFNYMYHDFNRSFSDIAYAYCCKIANTIAKEVNFQELVLFGHHSDINIPGTYISQIWLFPKADGILAYSLDNAPAEYFEMSEESKARYLKALYYGQNFGGTNDLPRRYAIPALKDYSELTLRSSDVPVGFLINDTRIDAWTISPLLSMDKSVGNCQKPEFIVRVTQSAEFDKLADYVLEHRADPTPCTKEEIVEAYKRLLSDYYDVMHEDEALKEDGEEE from the coding sequence ATGGAGCTGCTGAATACCCCATATGGTTTGGAAGAACACCTAAACGCCATCTGCCAGCAGGCGCCGCAGTTTGGGAACCTGTATTCCAGCTGGGAGCTTAACAAGCGCTCCTGTGCGTCGGCGCTGAAACAGGTAGCGCAGAATTACCCTCACTATAGCGTGCATGATGAACTCCATTCTCAAAATGTGATCTCCAATATGGAGCAGGTGTTGGGGGAAGACCGCATCCGCAAACTCTCGCCTACCGATACCTGGATGCTCTTACAGCTGGCGTATCTCCACGACTTTGGTATGCTTTTACTCTATGATAATATTGAGAACGAGTGGAAATCGGCGGATTTTCAGGAGTATTTTCAGGAGTGCCGCGAGTCCAATAATCCATCTATCAAAACAGCGGCGGACTACCTTTATAATTTGAAAGAAAATCTGACGAAAGCAGATTTTGAAAAGACCTGGCCGCTGCATGTCAGACGGTATACAACCCACCTGATAGCCCGGTACTACCGAGGGAAGCACGCGGCGCTAACAAACCAGTACATAGCCAACCGGCTTGACAGATGGGGTATCGACCTGAGCCATAACGGCCTGATCCAGCCCCGTCTGATCAAGCTGCTGGGCCAGCTTTCCATGCTGCATACTTGTAATCAAGAGGATGTTCTAAAGTTGGACTACATTTCCAACGGCTACGCCGCCGACTATATCCATCCACGCTTTTTGGCGGAGATGCTGCGGCTCGGGGACCTCTTGGATGCGGACAACAGCCGGTTTGAACCCACGGCTGAGCTGGTAACCGGGGAACTGCCTCAAGACTCCGCTGCCCATAAGGGTAAGCACGAGGCCACAATTCATCTGTTAATCACGCCGGAGCAAATTGAGTACCGGGCGGACTGCCCGAATCACTCCGTGTACCGGGAAACGCGGGTATTCCTGGATTGGCTGGAGAGCGAGCTTACCTTTGCCGCCATCAACTGGCTGAGCCTTATCCCAAAAGAGCTGGGCGGCACCGCTCCACGGCTGACTAAGAAGGAACTGCTCTTAAACGGTAAGCCTGATATAGAGAACACCAGTGACTTACGCTTTGGGATATCTCAGGAAAAGGCCTTTGAGATTATTGAGGGTTCCGGGATCTATAACGATAAAATGATATTTCTGCGCGAGCTTATCCAAAACGCGGAGGATGCAAGCAAGATTCAGCTATGGCGCGACTTACAGAAACGGCCGGACCTTTATTTGGTTGATAACGCAGATAAAAATGACCTCTCTCATCTCCAGCCCTACGACATAAAAGCCGAGGCCTTTGACAGCTATAAAATCACAGTGGATATGAGGCAAGAGCCTGATGAGAAGTTTCGGATCCGTATAATCGACCGCGGCACCGGCATGAGCGTTGACACCGTCAAGCAGATGTGCCGGGTGGGGACAAGCTATCATCAGGACAAGGCTCGGCGGCGTGAAATCGAAGCAATGCCCGCCTGGCTGCGGCCCACGGCGGGGTTCGGCATAGGCTTGCAGTCGGTCTTCCTGGTTGCGCCCGTTTTTACTATTTACAGCCGCCCGGAGGAGGGCGCTATTAAGGTCACTGTGGAGTCCCGGAAAAAGGAGGGGTATGTGCAGATTGAAAAGGGTGAGTTTTGGGAGGAGCAGGGGACGTGTGTGGAGGTTATCCTTGACAAGGAGCAAATCCCAGACGCGAATGACTCATTATTCAATAACGATTTCTTTGACGTAAATTATTCTGACAAAACATTAAATCTGAAATATGAGAAAATTTTTCGTACCGTAGAGAGTCATGAGAACAGTGCCTTCTTCCCTATCGAACTCACCAGGGAGGCAGTGCTTTCGAGAGAGTTAGCGAAAACGGACTGGTATCGCTTTCAAACAGAAAAATGCCAGAGGTCGGCGAGTCTCCGAATAGTGCGCTCAGAAAAGGGCGGGCTGGATATTTGGGATACAAAGACCTATACTCTGCTTCATGTTGCGTGGTGCCCTGTACCGAAAGGAGAATTCTCATTTAAAGGGAAAAGAATAGAGAAGGATGATTCCCTTTACGCTTATGAAGATAACATATCTTTGGATATCGATTTTTATGGCTTGGACGCCAAGAATTATCTCTCTGTCAATCGTCAAGAATTCAAGGCTGACAAGAAGGATGAGATAGAGAAACAAGTTTGTGTCATAACAAAAGAGGTCGTAGACTATTTGCTAACTTTGGATGATATATGCGAACCTCTTGAAGATAAGCTCTATTTCCCTCTCGGCGGCAGTGATATATTCGATTTCTATTTAAACCTCTGGCAGATTGCTGATGAAAATCAAGAGAAACTGATGATGGGAAGCCCGAAAAAATACCTTGAGCCAATGAGCACAAAGGTCAAAACATTATGCTGGTCACAGGGGAAACAGTATGAATTGAAAGAAACTAAGGTGGGAGAAATGATAGAAAACTATAAAAACTTCAATTATATGTACCATGATTTTAACCGCAGCTTTTCTGATATAGCATATGCTTATTGTTGTAAAATTGCCAATACCATAGCGAAGGAAGTTAATTTCCAAGAACTTGTGCTTTTTGGCCATCATAGTGACATAAATATACCAGGGACCTACATCTCCCAAATATGGCTGTTCCCAAAAGCAGATGGTATCCTTGCTTATTCCCTTGACAACGCCCCGGCTGAATATTTCGAGATGAGCGAAGAATCAAAAGCGCGTTACCTAAAAGCCCTGTATTATGGCCAAAATTTTGGTGGCACCAACGATCTTCCCCGCCGGTACGCTATACCCGCCTTAAAAGATTATTCCGAACTTACATTGAGAAGTAGCGATGTCCCTGTGGGTTTCCTGATTAACGATACAAGAATTGACGCCTGGACCATCTCCCCCCTCCTGTCCATGGACAAGTCAGTAGGTAACTGCCAGAAACCGGAATTTATCGTCCGGGTGACTCAAAGCGCGGAATTCGACAAGCTGGCCGACTATGTCCTCGAACACCGCGCCGACCCCACTCCCTGCACCAAAGAGGAGATTGTCGAAGCCTACAAGCGCCTCCTTTCCGACTACTATGACGTTATGCACGAGGACGAGGCTTTGAAAGAAGACGGCGAGGAGGAATAG